From a single Verrucomicrobiota bacterium JB022 genomic region:
- a CDS encoding type II toxin-antitoxin system HicB family antitoxin: MKGEFSAIIEAAPEGGYWAVCPEVPGANGQGETIDEAKESLRQAIILIFEDRVDDMTRGLPDDAIRTVVAV, from the coding sequence ATGAAAGGTGAGTTTTCTGCCATCATCGAAGCTGCTCCTGAAGGAGGCTACTGGGCAGTCTGTCCAGAGGTCCCAGGCGCAAACGGCCAAGGGGAGACAATCGACGAAGCGAAGGAAAGTCTCCGGCAGGCGATCATTCTGATCTTCGAGGACCGCGTGGATGATATGACTCGCGGTCTCCCGGACGACGCCATCAGAACTGTTGTGGCGGTTTAA
- a CDS encoding OPT family oligopeptide transporter, producing MEKSEDTLPQLTLRALLTGMIIGAILTPANIYSGLRIGWSFNMSINACLLSYAIWKLFEVFGAAPWGEKENTINQTTASSAASIISGGLVAPIPALTLITGQQMSWAVMSAWVFAVSATGITVAVALRRQMLIREKLAFPAGVATAETIREIYAKGKEAFQRVAVLLSAGVSAMALELMKRLGPGVWTPTFTQVAAKGGAMGGTTASWSNLSFGLDPSLLMIGFGAIIGIRAGISLLIGAIVGWGVLMPYALQQGWAPVGVADPSANWFGGLVEWLLWPGVTMMVVSSLTSFAFSLWEAYGKKKPATDSDEPGVLVDDAGQRIEEDAPGVAEGIPASWFWGGLLVFGGAAVVAQVTIFNIHWLPALLAIPISFVLGVVAARVVGETGIPPIGALGKVSQVAFAAIAPANVTANLMTANVAGGTAGQCSDLLNDLKTGLLVRVNPRSQIIAQVFGILVGSLVGCGTYLLLIPDPQTMLITDEWPAPAVATWKAVAEVLQDGLSTIPMHARWAMLIAAVLALAIEVVSRLSPQKVRKWLPSIPAVGLAFVIPASLSISMFLGALLAWLASKWVPNLAARFTLSIAAGFVAGESLAGVGAVLWQYLVSS from the coding sequence GTGGAAAAATCGGAGGACACCCTACCCCAGCTCACCCTACGTGCCTTGCTCACGGGCATGATCATCGGGGCCATTCTCACCCCGGCCAATATTTACAGCGGCCTGCGCATCGGTTGGTCGTTCAACATGTCGATCAACGCCTGCCTGCTCAGCTACGCGATCTGGAAGCTGTTCGAGGTGTTTGGCGCGGCGCCGTGGGGCGAAAAGGAAAATACGATCAACCAGACGACCGCGTCCAGCGCGGCTTCGATCATCTCGGGCGGTCTGGTGGCACCCATCCCGGCCCTGACTTTGATCACGGGACAGCAGATGAGCTGGGCGGTGATGAGCGCGTGGGTCTTCGCGGTCAGCGCGACGGGTATCACGGTGGCGGTGGCCTTGCGGCGGCAGATGCTGATCCGCGAAAAGCTGGCCTTCCCGGCAGGGGTTGCCACGGCGGAGACGATCCGTGAGATCTACGCCAAGGGCAAGGAGGCCTTCCAGCGCGTGGCGGTGCTGTTGAGCGCCGGGGTGAGTGCCATGGCGCTGGAGCTGATGAAGCGCCTCGGGCCGGGCGTCTGGACGCCTACCTTTACCCAAGTCGCGGCCAAGGGCGGGGCGATGGGCGGCACCACGGCGAGCTGGAGCAACCTTTCCTTTGGGCTCGACCCTTCCCTACTGATGATCGGTTTTGGTGCCATTATCGGCATCCGGGCCGGGATCAGCCTATTGATCGGCGCGATCGTCGGCTGGGGTGTATTGATGCCCTATGCCCTGCAGCAGGGTTGGGCGCCGGTGGGCGTGGCCGACCCGAGCGCCAACTGGTTTGGCGGACTGGTCGAGTGGCTGCTCTGGCCGGGCGTGACGATGATGGTGGTGAGTTCGTTGACGTCGTTCGCGTTTTCGCTCTGGGAGGCCTACGGCAAGAAGAAGCCGGCCACCGACTCCGACGAGCCGGGCGTGCTGGTCGACGACGCGGGCCAGCGGATTGAGGAAGACGCACCTGGCGTGGCCGAGGGCATCCCGGCGAGCTGGTTCTGGGGCGGGCTACTGGTTTTCGGCGGGGCGGCAGTGGTCGCGCAGGTCACGATTTTCAACATCCATTGGCTGCCCGCGCTGCTGGCGATTCCCATTTCGTTTGTCTTGGGGGTAGTCGCGGCCCGGGTGGTCGGCGAGACGGGAATTCCTCCGATTGGCGCGCTGGGCAAAGTCTCGCAGGTGGCATTTGCGGCCATTGCTCCGGCCAACGTCACGGCCAACTTGATGACGGCCAACGTCGCGGGCGGCACGGCGGGACAGTGCTCGGACCTGCTGAACGACCTCAAGACGGGGCTGCTGGTGCGCGTGAATCCGCGTTCGCAGATCATCGCGCAGGTTTTCGGCATCCTTGTCGGGTCTCTGGTGGGCTGCGGCACTTACCTGCTGCTGATCCCCGATCCTCAGACGATGCTGATTACCGACGAGTGGCCAGCCCCTGCGGTCGCCACCTGGAAGGCGGTGGCCGAGGTGCTGCAAGACGGGCTGAGCACGATCCCGATGCACGCTCGCTGGGCGATGCTGATTGCGGCGGTTTTGGCGCTGGCGATCGAAGTCGTCAGCCGCCTGAGCCCGCAGAAGGTGCGCAAGTGGCTACCGAGTATCCCGGCGGTGGGGCTGGCGTTCGTGATTCCCGCCTCGCTTTCGATCAGCATGTTTCTCGGGGCGCTGCTGGCGTGGCTGGCGAGCAAGTGGGTGCCCAACCTGGCTGCCCGGTTCACGCTCTCCATTGCGGCCGGCTTTGTAGCGGGCGAGAGCCTTGCAGGGGTGGGCGCGGTGCTGTGGCAGTATCTCGTTTCCTCGTAA
- a CDS encoding sialate O-acetylesterase, which translates to MKSLPTPTSWWRLLLVMPPLAASAETLLYLDFEDATPGEQPVASASPRPLKTNTGPEAGLPITPAEGGPIGIAIAPYSGSPATNYVGEGQFLRLWDYDTKVGLGLEYNFVESASEQVSLLRYGLDFAATSASVSGAQDLRISLGAYYDQDKINLSNGGNRPFMITVDNDGNIVLSLSDSDSISGSFSTDAPHHLDIFINDYEDRTFVLDYDGEHRLYTNSVTVFLDGEFFAQGMLDNTLNYRLQAANFGRIGFVSTTSTVSVDFLIDNLEVQTLDDLSEDANPVPWPGDQPDLSGDEGEDYDLVLLDETFDYRAGPLDRISRWANATGMPDLEVQADGVLDLDPAGSTASGHYQLGFYDSQLVKRSPVGTEPGPRVYLRADLRLDGSTAGLAPTPIMGLQNGSIADRVTGLVWVGEGSTTDSLKVGLSVTDDVADIQWSPVEITDQAWHTLVVRKSYGTNDRALWLDPADAAAEPDLLVAVEKDTSDASVAGVALLDSAEGVPLSLDNLRASGSLAMSLDRTPVERPALSVTQQTGQYTIDAADYFAQFTGNLQLQRLAAGGEDLLYTGAAYPSGGWELINEGSIGKNVMLGDQYFAMQTEYVLSAVAARRDGFTITLQNNDDANAGTYRFAFQASRISEIRDGAGTVIVPSASAAAAEALVLSTGYNTLQLTGVDRVYLDAAEDALIVEAELQSREIRDIEVTPSATHVASPQQYQVFQRQTLEQGPVEIAGRAVNGADAVVVSFSGGTPLAGSLPDTVTIPISADGHFAETVTLPAGGWYTATLSFQQDATEIAQQVVEKFGVGEVFIGSGQSNSTNSGTEPTYPSSEFAVSFSGGHWQPAADPQPGIHGLSTKGSYYPALLDSLAADLQVPVAIASTGHGGTSVSQWQPDYEYDYTTYLSYARYNGLYPWTLHRIEQLGAGGFRGVLWHQGESDSSHEPGVIRTSQEEYYNGMKTLIESTQAAAGWDMPWFVAQASVWPVDNPNGDIQISSAQQQLWADGIALQGANSDTLGLEYRQPDGSRVHFTPEGLAAHAALWAEILEPYIQQQAGEAQWVGENLAGAEPLAGTSWYHAGQFGWLWARSQPWVWQDDWGWLWIDGGPGGWWMFHDATYEELGWLWTSASLYPLFYSADTAQWCDRVGNKVWLFTEQRWLRLE; encoded by the coding sequence ATGAAATCGCTACCTACCCCAACTTCCTGGTGGCGTCTCCTTCTGGTCATGCCGCCGCTTGCGGCCTCGGCCGAGACGCTGCTCTACCTCGACTTCGAAGACGCTACGCCGGGCGAGCAACCCGTGGCTTCGGCTTCTCCCCGCCCGCTCAAGACCAACACCGGTCCTGAAGCCGGCCTGCCGATCACCCCGGCGGAAGGCGGCCCCATCGGCATCGCCATCGCCCCCTACAGCGGCAGCCCGGCCACCAACTACGTGGGCGAAGGCCAGTTCCTCCGCCTGTGGGACTATGACACCAAGGTCGGGCTCGGGCTCGAATACAACTTCGTCGAATCCGCCAGCGAGCAGGTATCGTTGCTGCGCTACGGTCTCGATTTTGCCGCCACCAGCGCATCGGTTTCCGGCGCCCAAGACCTCCGGATCAGCCTCGGTGCCTACTATGATCAGGACAAGATCAACCTCTCCAACGGCGGCAACCGGCCCTTCATGATCACGGTCGACAACGACGGCAACATCGTGCTTTCGCTCAGCGACTCCGACTCCATCAGCGGCAGTTTCAGCACCGATGCGCCCCACCACCTCGACATCTTTATCAACGACTACGAAGACCGCACCTTCGTGCTCGATTACGATGGCGAGCACCGACTCTACACCAACTCCGTCACCGTGTTTCTCGACGGCGAGTTCTTCGCCCAAGGCATGCTCGACAACACCCTTAACTACCGCCTGCAAGCCGCCAATTTCGGTCGCATCGGCTTTGTCTCCACCACCTCGACCGTGAGCGTGGATTTCCTGATCGACAACCTCGAAGTCCAGACGCTCGACGACCTGAGCGAAGATGCCAACCCCGTGCCGTGGCCCGGCGACCAGCCCGACCTCTCGGGCGACGAAGGCGAAGACTACGATCTCGTCTTGCTCGACGAGACCTTTGACTACCGCGCGGGCCCGCTCGACCGCATCTCGCGCTGGGCCAATGCCACCGGCATGCCCGATCTCGAAGTGCAGGCCGATGGTGTGCTCGACCTCGATCCGGCCGGCAGCACAGCCAGCGGCCACTACCAGCTCGGCTTTTACGATTCCCAGCTCGTCAAGCGCTCACCTGTCGGTACCGAACCCGGGCCGCGCGTCTACCTGCGGGCCGATCTGCGGCTCGACGGCAGCACGGCAGGTCTCGCACCGACCCCCATCATGGGCCTGCAAAACGGCAGCATTGCCGACCGCGTGACCGGCCTCGTCTGGGTAGGCGAGGGCAGCACGACCGATTCGCTCAAAGTCGGCCTCTCCGTGACCGACGATGTCGCCGACATCCAATGGAGCCCCGTTGAAATTACCGATCAAGCGTGGCACACCCTCGTGGTTCGCAAAAGCTACGGCACCAACGACCGCGCCCTCTGGCTCGATCCGGCGGACGCCGCCGCCGAGCCAGACCTGCTTGTGGCAGTCGAGAAAGACACCAGCGACGCCTCCGTGGCCGGGGTCGCGCTCCTGGATTCTGCCGAAGGCGTACCGCTGAGCCTCGACAACCTGCGCGCTTCAGGCTCCCTCGCGATGAGCCTCGACCGCACTCCCGTCGAACGCCCGGCCCTTAGTGTGACCCAGCAGACGGGCCAATACACGATCGACGCTGCCGACTACTTCGCACAGTTTACCGGCAACCTCCAGCTCCAGCGGCTGGCGGCGGGCGGCGAAGACCTGCTCTACACCGGCGCCGCTTATCCCTCCGGCGGCTGGGAACTCATCAACGAAGGCAGCATCGGCAAAAACGTCATGTTGGGCGACCAATACTTCGCCATGCAGACGGAGTATGTGCTCAGTGCCGTGGCAGCCCGACGCGACGGCTTCACCATCACCCTCCAGAACAACGACGACGCGAACGCCGGCACCTATCGCTTTGCCTTCCAGGCCTCACGCATCAGCGAAATCCGTGACGGCGCAGGCACGGTAATCGTCCCAAGTGCAAGCGCCGCCGCTGCGGAGGCGCTGGTGCTCTCGACCGGCTACAACACCCTCCAACTGACCGGTGTCGACCGCGTCTACCTCGACGCCGCCGAAGACGCCCTCATCGTGGAGGCCGAGTTGCAGTCGCGTGAGATCCGCGACATCGAAGTGACTCCCTCCGCAACCCACGTCGCCTCACCGCAACAATACCAGGTCTTCCAGCGCCAGACGCTGGAGCAGGGGCCGGTCGAGATTGCAGGCCGTGCCGTGAATGGTGCCGATGCGGTAGTCGTCAGCTTCTCCGGTGGCACACCGCTCGCGGGCAGCCTGCCCGATACGGTCACAATCCCGATCAGCGCCGACGGCCACTTCGCGGAAACCGTTACGCTGCCCGCCGGTGGCTGGTATACCGCCACGCTATCCTTCCAGCAAGACGCGACGGAGATTGCGCAGCAAGTGGTTGAGAAGTTCGGCGTGGGCGAAGTCTTCATCGGCTCCGGCCAGTCCAACTCGACCAACAGCGGCACCGAGCCAACCTACCCGAGCAGCGAGTTTGCCGTCTCCTTCAGCGGCGGTCACTGGCAGCCTGCGGCCGACCCGCAACCCGGCATTCACGGCCTCAGCACCAAGGGCAGCTACTACCCGGCCTTGCTCGACTCGCTGGCGGCCGACTTGCAGGTGCCGGTCGCGATTGCCAGCACCGGCCACGGCGGCACCTCCGTCAGCCAATGGCAGCCCGATTACGAGTACGATTACACCACGTATCTCTCCTACGCCCGCTATAATGGCCTCTATCCGTGGACGCTGCATCGCATCGAGCAGCTCGGCGCCGGCGGCTTCCGAGGCGTGCTCTGGCACCAAGGCGAGAGCGATTCCAGCCACGAGCCCGGCGTCATCCGCACCTCACAAGAGGAGTATTACAACGGCATGAAGACGCTGATCGAGAGCACACAAGCGGCTGCCGGTTGGGACATGCCGTGGTTCGTCGCCCAAGCCTCTGTCTGGCCGGTCGATAACCCCAATGGCGATATCCAGATCAGCAGTGCACAACAACAGCTGTGGGCCGATGGCATCGCGCTGCAGGGGGCCAATTCCGACACGCTGGGCCTCGAATACCGTCAGCCTGACGGCAGCCGCGTGCACTTCACACCCGAAGGCCTCGCCGCGCACGCCGCCCTTTGGGCCGAAATCCTCGAACCCTACATCCAGCAACAGGCCGGGGAGGCCCAGTGGGTGGGGGAGAACCTCGCGGGCGCTGAGCCGCTGGCCGGCACCTCCTGGTACCACGCCGGCCAATTCGGCTGGCTCTGGGCCCGCTCACAACCTTGGGTATGGCAAGACGACTGGGGCTGGCTGTGGATCGACGGCGGCCCAGGCGGCTGGTGGATGTTCCATGACGCCACCTATGAAGAGCTAGGCTGGCTCTGGACCTCAGCCTCCCTCTATCCGCTGTTTTACAGTGCCGACACGGCCCAATGGTGCGACCGCGTGGGTAACAAGGTCTGGCTCTTTACCGAGCAACGCTGGTTGCGCCTCGAATAG
- a CDS encoding LacI family DNA-binding transcriptional regulator — protein MKRLSQQTIAQELGVSQALVSLCLRGKRQGIADATYERVRAYAQEHGYRLGGEGMSAVPNGLATVGYLLRKPLRIAHGSNFFHPVHQGMHDQLREHGLHTTFLGSEDEVDVSALVQRLSSDPNYAGTIVLGQVEMGFLQRLAEVPRPLVTINARYPGLCHSVQPNEVEAADLLAQHLILLNHREILYLGSEQPSAISEARLAAFQWAARKHGLDLPPARCFQAPWSLRHHGRELARQILERQGRSFGSAWVCVGSLLARGVVDELQRQGLRVGEDISIATLDDSPAAAEEEPCLTSAGTSPEDLGREAASLILNEGRTRPTHKIDLVLPARLQARQSTWVRHESK, from the coding sequence ATGAAACGCCTCTCTCAACAGACCATCGCCCAGGAGCTGGGGGTATCGCAGGCTCTCGTATCGCTCTGCCTGCGGGGTAAGCGCCAAGGTATTGCCGATGCCACCTACGAACGGGTGCGCGCCTACGCGCAGGAGCACGGCTACCGCCTCGGTGGCGAGGGTATGAGCGCCGTGCCCAATGGGCTCGCCACCGTGGGCTACCTGCTCCGCAAGCCGCTGAGAATCGCGCATGGCAGCAATTTCTTCCACCCCGTGCATCAGGGCATGCACGACCAGCTGCGGGAGCACGGGCTGCACACCACGTTTCTGGGCTCGGAAGACGAAGTAGATGTGAGCGCCCTCGTGCAACGCCTTTCCAGCGACCCTAATTATGCTGGCACGATCGTACTTGGGCAGGTGGAGATGGGCTTTCTGCAGCGTCTGGCAGAGGTGCCTCGCCCCTTGGTCACGATCAACGCGCGCTACCCTGGCTTGTGCCACTCGGTGCAGCCCAATGAGGTAGAAGCGGCGGATCTACTGGCCCAACATCTAATATTATTAAATCACCGGGAGATTCTTTACCTCGGCAGCGAACAGCCCAGTGCGATCAGTGAAGCCCGCCTCGCTGCCTTCCAGTGGGCGGCACGCAAACATGGGCTCGACCTACCGCCGGCGCGGTGTTTCCAGGCCCCTTGGTCGCTGCGGCATCATGGGCGCGAGCTGGCGCGGCAGATTCTGGAACGGCAGGGGCGAAGCTTTGGCAGCGCGTGGGTGTGCGTAGGCAGCCTGCTGGCCCGGGGTGTGGTGGATGAGCTGCAGCGGCAAGGCCTACGGGTGGGCGAAGACATCAGCATTGCCACCCTGGACGACAGCCCGGCCGCCGCCGAAGAGGAGCCGTGCCTGACCAGCGCGGGGACCAGCCCGGAAGACTTGGGCCGGGAGGCTGCCAGCCTGATCCTGAATGAGGGGCGCACGCGACCGACACACAAGATCGATCTGGTATTACCGGCCCGATTACAGGCTCGCCAAAGCACGTGGGTGCGACATGAAAGTAAATAA
- a CDS encoding TonB-dependent receptor — protein sequence MSTPQSLFWRLLVLGAPFLTLSSLDAQNNGASEEEVFELTPFEVTAAENSGYMAANTLAGTRIRTDLRDVGSALSVYTEELMEDVAATDSQSLLLYATSAEVGGAYSIYAGTGNATTVDETSALASPNTNTRVRGLAAAANARNFIYTDIPWDGFNVSRIDLQRGPNAVLFGLSSPAGLLNATVRPAEFTDYGEIGLRYGSYGSYRLSLDVNREIIDGQLGIRASALVDHEDFQQDPAFEDDERIYLAARYDPKLFDEGLGQTMIQVQYEGGSIDANRPRMITPVDYLTPWFRDEDSEWGGLGQQFFDPYQVEDQQNIAGDNRGQRRIADPDFNGWVGSFGGTFDQPIGFFDNQTGQLNRYYMGIIPNGGRDATGGIDRGINAIPYRRLASVSGFAEYATQAQLPGYQFGQYRNQHLTDASIFDFYNNLIDGPNKAEWSDWDAFNLSISQTALDGKVGVELVYDRQQFERGQQALLSGQAGIYVDIMSMLEDFSPNPNAGRAFTVGTGQYGNNSYESDQEDIRLTAFGKVDAADFLDRNSFLAKLLGRHTFTGLAERYKKETEDRSWMLHGTDDAFDRYAYIGGSGGSRFNELIPAAVIYLSDPLTGRSAASGANIGPISSRINVNDGSLYHFNSTWNADPSVGFGDPWSPAEHPVWSQQPESYGETQSENPDNYVGWSNYDLNVLRFEDGDNGLYTAAAKEKRQVDTFASVWQSFWWDGAVVGLVGWRHDKYESHSAQAPVDGQANRYRLMLGPDVYRYTDDPSTITKVTNDSMTYGLAVHLNDLLNDRLPINVSLYYSESENFDVGPSNVNLYGSAFPNPSGDTTDYSVMLATKDNRYMFKVTKFETNSYNQEFEGFSGNYLGGVLARGIAWANVFEYNLSGYTMDTANTGNSGRYNYAPAAGETEEQAAAREAAAVAAWRELADQVDPSLYETWGIDPDAVVSHSALAPNGLAITQDTRSEGYEFEFIANPTKNWRISFNASKTEATRILVGDPRTTEYVDMIGDYLNNTPAGDLRVFWGNPEATTMLAQWNQNFAANWALVKLQEGAATPEIRKWRYNIVTNYSFTEGFLDGVNIGGSYRWQDDVVIGYPVVQVDGRSTFDIGNPYKGPTEDFVDLWVGYKRMLTSNVEWSIQLNVRNAFSDGGLVPVSVQPDGETWAAVRIKPERTFYLTNTFSF from the coding sequence ATGTCCACCCCACAATCGCTCTTTTGGCGGCTGCTCGTCCTCGGCGCGCCATTTCTAACGTTATCGAGCCTAGACGCTCAAAACAACGGGGCCAGCGAAGAGGAAGTCTTTGAGCTGACGCCCTTCGAAGTCACCGCCGCCGAAAACAGCGGCTACATGGCCGCAAACACCCTCGCTGGTACCCGCATCCGCACCGATTTGCGCGATGTCGGCTCGGCCCTTTCCGTCTACACGGAAGAGCTGATGGAAGACGTAGCCGCGACCGATAGCCAGTCGCTACTACTCTACGCCACCAGCGCGGAAGTCGGCGGTGCCTACAGCATCTACGCAGGCACCGGCAACGCCACCACAGTCGACGAAACCAGCGCCCTTGCGAGCCCCAACACCAACACCCGTGTGCGTGGCCTGGCCGCCGCCGCCAACGCTCGGAACTTTATCTATACCGACATTCCGTGGGACGGCTTCAACGTCTCGCGGATCGACCTGCAGCGGGGCCCCAATGCGGTGCTCTTCGGGCTCAGCAGCCCGGCCGGACTCCTGAATGCGACTGTCCGCCCGGCGGAGTTTACCGACTATGGAGAGATCGGACTGCGCTATGGCTCCTACGGCAGCTATCGCCTCTCGCTCGACGTAAACCGTGAGATCATTGACGGGCAACTCGGGATTCGCGCGTCTGCCTTGGTAGACCACGAAGACTTCCAGCAAGACCCGGCTTTTGAAGACGATGAGCGGATCTATTTGGCGGCTCGCTACGATCCCAAACTCTTCGACGAGGGTCTCGGGCAGACGATGATCCAGGTCCAGTATGAAGGGGGCAGCATCGACGCCAACCGCCCGCGCATGATCACCCCGGTGGACTACCTCACACCGTGGTTCCGCGACGAGGATTCCGAATGGGGCGGCCTCGGGCAGCAGTTTTTCGACCCCTACCAGGTGGAAGACCAACAGAACATCGCGGGTGACAATCGTGGCCAACGGCGCATCGCCGACCCGGATTTCAACGGCTGGGTAGGCTCCTTTGGCGGCACCTTCGATCAGCCGATCGGTTTCTTCGACAATCAGACGGGTCAACTGAACCGCTACTACATGGGGATCATCCCCAATGGCGGTCGCGACGCAACCGGCGGGATCGACCGCGGCATCAACGCGATCCCCTACCGGCGGCTCGCATCGGTTTCCGGTTTTGCAGAGTATGCCACCCAAGCCCAACTGCCCGGCTACCAGTTTGGCCAGTATCGCAACCAGCACCTGACCGACGCCTCGATCTTCGACTTTTACAACAACCTGATCGATGGCCCCAACAAGGCTGAATGGTCGGACTGGGATGCCTTTAACCTCAGCATTTCGCAAACTGCGCTCGACGGTAAGGTGGGGGTGGAGCTGGTCTACGACCGGCAGCAGTTTGAGCGCGGGCAGCAGGCGCTGCTCTCCGGCCAAGCGGGGATTTACGTCGACATCATGTCGATGCTGGAAGACTTCAGCCCCAACCCGAACGCGGGTCGCGCCTTCACCGTGGGAACAGGCCAATACGGCAATAATTCCTACGAAAGCGATCAGGAAGACATTCGCCTGACCGCCTTCGGGAAGGTGGATGCCGCCGATTTTCTGGACCGTAACAGTTTCCTGGCCAAGCTCCTTGGCCGCCATACCTTCACGGGCCTGGCGGAGCGCTACAAGAAGGAGACCGAAGATCGTAGCTGGATGCTGCACGGGACCGATGATGCCTTCGACCGCTACGCCTATATCGGTGGCAGTGGCGGCTCGCGCTTCAACGAACTTATCCCGGCTGCCGTCATCTATCTGAGCGATCCTTTGACCGGTCGTAGTGCGGCCTCGGGTGCCAACATCGGGCCCATCAGCTCTCGCATCAACGTCAACGACGGCTCCCTGTACCATTTCAACTCGACCTGGAACGCCGACCCTTCCGTCGGCTTCGGCGACCCTTGGTCTCCAGCTGAACACCCGGTGTGGAGCCAGCAACCGGAGAGCTATGGTGAGACCCAATCCGAAAATCCAGACAACTATGTAGGGTGGAGCAATTACGACCTGAACGTGCTGCGCTTCGAAGACGGTGACAATGGCCTCTACACCGCAGCGGCAAAGGAAAAGCGGCAGGTCGACACCTTTGCAAGCGTTTGGCAAAGCTTCTGGTGGGATGGTGCGGTCGTCGGGCTCGTTGGCTGGCGGCACGACAAATACGAGTCGCACTCCGCCCAGGCGCCCGTCGACGGCCAGGCCAACCGCTATCGTCTCATGCTGGGGCCCGATGTCTATCGCTACACCGACGATCCATCGACGATAACGAAGGTTACCAACGATTCGATGACCTACGGCTTGGCCGTGCACTTGAACGACCTGCTCAACGACCGGCTACCGATCAATGTGAGTCTCTACTACAGCGAGTCGGAAAACTTCGATGTCGGGCCCTCGAATGTAAACCTTTATGGAAGCGCTTTTCCGAACCCCTCCGGCGACACGACAGACTACAGCGTCATGCTGGCGACAAAGGACAATCGCTACATGTTCAAGGTGACGAAGTTTGAGACCAACTCCTACAATCAGGAGTTCGAAGGTTTCAGCGGTAACTATCTGGGGGGCGTGCTGGCGCGTGGCATCGCATGGGCCAACGTGTTCGAGTATAACCTCTCCGGCTATACGATGGACACCGCCAACACGGGCAACTCCGGGCGCTACAACTACGCCCCGGCGGCGGGTGAAACCGAAGAGCAAGCTGCCGCCCGCGAAGCGGCTGCTGTCGCGGCCTGGCGGGAGCTGGCGGACCAAGTCGACCCCTCGTTGTATGAGACTTGGGGCATCGATCCGGACGCGGTCGTCAGCCACTCAGCCCTTGCCCCCAATGGCCTGGCCATCACGCAAGACACGCGCTCGGAAGGCTACGAATTCGAGTTTATCGCCAACCCAACCAAGAACTGGCGTATCTCCTTTAACGCCTCGAAGACCGAAGCGACTCGGATCCTCGTGGGAGACCCGCGCACCACGGAGTATGTGGATATGATCGGAGATTACCTGAATAATACTCCGGCCGGCGATCTGCGGGTCTTCTGGGGCAATCCGGAAGCGACGACCATGCTCGCGCAGTGGAACCAGAACTTCGCCGCGAACTGGGCGTTGGTCAAGCTGCAGGAGGGCGCCGCGACGCCGGAGATTCGCAAGTGGCGCTATAACATCGTGACGAACTACTCCTTCACCGAGGGTTTCCTCGATGGCGTGAACATCGGGGGTAGCTATCGCTGGCAAGACGATGTCGTCATCGGCTACCCAGTAGTCCAGGTGGACGGGCGTTCGACCTTTGATATTGGGAACCCTTACAAGGGGCCGACCGAGGATTTTGTCGACTTGTGGGTGGGCTACAAGCGCATGCTCACAAGCAATGTAGAATGGTCGATCCAGCTGAATGTGCGCAACGCCTTCTCCGATGGGGGGCTGGTGCCCGTCTCGGTGCAGCCCGATGGCGAAACCTGGGCGGCGGTCCGGATCAAGCCCGAACGCACCTTCTACCTCACGAACACGTTCTCGTTCTAA